The following are from one region of the Ignavibacteriota bacterium genome:
- the trxA gene encoding thioredoxin — translation MKNVIEGTDFNFETEVLKSDTPVLVDFWAPWCGPCKMVAPVIEQIASEYEGKLKVVKLNTDENQNTAISYGIRSIPTLGIFKDGQVVDAVIGAVPKKYLEEKIKPYLATVN, via the coding sequence GTGAAAAACGTAATCGAAGGAACAGACTTTAATTTTGAAACAGAAGTATTAAAATCAGATACTCCGGTATTGGTAGATTTTTGGGCACCGTGGTGTGGTCCATGTAAAATGGTTGCACCGGTCATTGAACAAATTGCAAGCGAATACGAAGGTAAATTAAAAGTTGTTAAACTCAACACAGATGAAAATCAGAACACGGCAATCTCGTATGGAATTAGAAGCATTCCAACACTTGGTATCTTTAAAGATGGACAAGTTGTAGATGCTGTAATTGGTGCAGTTCCTAAAAAGTACCTGGAAGAAAAAATAAAACCATATCTGGCTACTGTTAACTAA
- a CDS encoding geranylgeranylglyceryl/heptaprenylglyceryl phosphate synthase has translation MKTYNYLLNTVHSKGAAYLVLLDPDKLTSSKIAPFIRHCEKSGVDGFLIGGSLMISGDLDSFIANVKVETTLPLIIFPGSINQVSSIADAILFLSVISGRNPEHLIGKHVIASPLIKRAKIEPISTGYILIESGVTTTAVYMSGSLPVPRNKPEIAAATALAGEYLGMKFIYLEAGSGAQESVPDEMVKVVSEECSIPVIVGGGIRTPQTARRKVENGASIIVTGNFFEDENNWDLIKDFSNAIHYKLPVEV, from the coding sequence ATGAAAACTTACAATTATCTCTTAAATACTGTCCATTCAAAGGGAGCCGCATACCTGGTACTGTTAGATCCCGATAAATTAACGAGTTCTAAAATTGCTCCATTTATTCGCCACTGCGAAAAATCCGGCGTCGATGGTTTCCTGATTGGCGGAAGTCTTATGATCAGCGGTGATCTGGATTCATTTATCGCAAATGTAAAAGTTGAAACAACACTACCACTGATAATATTTCCCGGAAGCATTAATCAGGTTTCTTCAATTGCAGATGCTATACTATTTCTTTCAGTAATCAGCGGCAGAAATCCAGAACATTTGATCGGGAAACATGTTATTGCTTCACCACTGATAAAGAGAGCTAAAATTGAGCCAATCTCTACCGGATATATTTTAATCGAATCTGGTGTTACAACTACTGCAGTATATATGAGCGGAAGTTTGCCGGTGCCGAGAAACAAACCAGAGATTGCAGCAGCAACTGCACTTGCCGGAGAATATCTTGGAATGAAATTCATTTATCTTGAGGCAGGTTCAGGTGCGCAAGAATCAGTTCCGGATGAAATGGTTAAAGTAGTTTCGGAAGAATGCAGTATTCCCGTTATTGTTGGTGGTGGAATTCGAACTCCTCAAACTGCCAGAAGGAAAGTAGAAAATGGTGCAAGCATTATTGTAACAGGTAATTTTTTTGAAGATGAAAATAACTGGGATTTGATTAAAGATTTTTCGAATGCAATTCATTACAAATTACCAGTTGAAGTCTGA
- a CDS encoding N-acetylmuramoyl-L-alanine amidase encodes MKIIYILLLLFVTFFNVSAQQIENVFIVSDNKTKSVSAWVREGIVYASISELAEALSINYFENEITGKVELKSNYYSLKSTPRNPYFVVTARSGGSPKVFQLPTSTYLKGKKTFVPIPASIAALEIIIERELEFEKPNRIIAGKKISSLTEGKQWMYDIPDLPPTTGYDITGISITEKVNGTLIRIHSKTRIPSYLSSIKDDELTIILRNVNADVQKIKSDGFNNLVKKIDSRNVGNDVEFKFKVGKEYSTNEVMNVPESNDIIITIHNKVFSKSDHNTKNIDKWNFNVVVIDAGHGGKDPGAIGVDKIQEKDITLSIALKLGEIMKKEMPDVKVVYTRKDDTFIDLYKRGKIANENDGNLFVSIHCNSTKKKPSDANGAEVYLLRPGRTQEAIEIAETENSVIKYEDNPQKYEKLTDENFILVSMAHSSYMKYSEKFAELLHKDFDVNLKIPSRGVKQAGFYVLVGASMPSVLIETGFLSNKEDAKFLKSKAGQNEIAESIFGSIKSYRKYYEEMMNAEL; translated from the coding sequence ATGAAAATTATTTACATACTGTTATTACTTTTCGTTACATTCTTCAATGTATCCGCACAACAGATTGAAAACGTTTTTATAGTTTCGGATAATAAAACAAAATCTGTTTCTGCCTGGGTGCGTGAAGGAATTGTTTACGCTTCGATTTCTGAGCTGGCTGAAGCTCTATCGATCAACTATTTTGAAAATGAAATTACCGGTAAAGTTGAATTAAAATCAAACTATTATTCACTCAAGTCAACTCCAAGAAATCCTTACTTTGTTGTAACCGCACGCTCAGGTGGTTCACCAAAAGTATTTCAGCTTCCCACATCTACATATTTAAAAGGCAAAAAAACTTTTGTACCAATTCCAGCATCAATTGCTGCACTTGAAATTATTATCGAACGAGAACTTGAATTTGAAAAGCCTAACCGGATAATTGCAGGTAAAAAAATATCATCACTTACCGAAGGAAAACAGTGGATGTATGATATTCCGGACTTACCTCCAACAACAGGTTATGACATCACCGGTATTTCGATAACTGAAAAAGTAAATGGAACACTGATACGCATTCACTCAAAAACAAGAATTCCCTCCTATTTAAGTTCAATAAAAGATGATGAACTGACAATAATTCTCAGAAATGTAAATGCTGATGTTCAGAAAATCAAAAGTGATGGGTTCAACAACCTGGTTAAAAAAATTGATAGCAGAAATGTCGGGAACGACGTTGAATTTAAATTTAAAGTCGGAAAAGAATATTCTACAAATGAAGTTATGAATGTTCCTGAAAGCAACGATATCATAATTACAATCCACAATAAAGTTTTCAGTAAGAGTGATCATAATACTAAGAATATTGATAAATGGAATTTTAATGTTGTTGTGATTGATGCCGGACATGGCGGAAAAGATCCTGGTGCAATAGGAGTGGATAAAATTCAGGAAAAGGATATCACTCTATCAATTGCTCTCAAGCTCGGTGAAATAATGAAGAAAGAAATGCCTGATGTAAAAGTTGTATATACAAGAAAGGATGATACTTTTATAGATCTTTACAAACGAGGAAAAATAGCCAATGAAAATGATGGGAATTTATTTGTGTCAATTCACTGCAATTCAACAAAGAAAAAACCAAGTGATGCAAATGGTGCAGAAGTTTACTTACTCCGTCCCGGCAGAACTCAGGAAGCAATAGAAATTGCAGAAACTGAAAACAGCGTAATCAAGTATGAAGACAATCCACAGAAATATGAAAAACTAACGGATGAAAATTTTATTCTGGTCAGCATGGCTCATTCTTCATACATGAAATATTCCGAAAAATTTGCCGAACTATTACACAAAGACTTTGATGTAAATCTTAAAATTCCATCGCGTGGAGTAAAGCAAGCAGGATTTTATGTTTTAGTTGGAGCTTCAATGCCAAGTGTATTGATCGAAACGGGCTTTCTTTCAAACAAGGAAGATGCAAAGTTTTTGAAATCAAAAGCAGGACAAAACGAAATTGCAGAATCAATTTTTGGTTCGATAAAATCGTATCGCAAATATTACGAGGAGATGATGAATGCGGAGTTATAA
- a CDS encoding arsenate reductase family protein codes for MSKITVYEKPTCTTCRKVSKILSDNGVDFEKVNYYVEPFSKSQLRSLLKKMKMKPSELLRTKEEVYKQLKMKERNFSEDEILDLMIKHPDLVQRPIVEKGNKAILARPAEKINELFS; via the coding sequence ATGTCAAAAATTACTGTTTATGAAAAACCGACCTGCACAACCTGCAGAAAGGTTTCTAAAATTTTATCTGATAATGGTGTTGATTTTGAAAAAGTCAATTACTATGTAGAACCATTCTCGAAGTCTCAACTCCGATCATTATTAAAAAAGATGAAAATGAAACCATCAGAACTTCTTCGAACAAAGGAAGAGGTTTATAAACAACTTAAGATGAAAGAAAGAAATTTTTCTGAGGATGAGATTCTTGATTTAATGATAAAACATCCTGATCTTGTGCAAAGACCGATTGTTGAAAAAGGAAATAAAGCGATACTCGCCCGCCCAGCAGAAAAAATTAACGAACTTTTTTCGTAA
- a CDS encoding ParA family protein — translation MSKILAIANRRGRVGKTTTSINLAVAFAISGRKTLLIDLDAAGSCAKGLGLIRCDINNDLFQDFKNKLPLKRSILKTNIKGLEYIHIKKLPNLDEQRVGEVSPNELILKSILRQGAINYDYIVVDCPPHLTGNINAALITADSVLIPVAPGKFSSAAVRNILSQINDVRENYNPELKIAGILLTNYEFNNGDSFNLKKELFKDYPKLILNTSIPRSASVQKAYESGVPLLVFKPDDRASKSYIKLADELFERQNLFTLKRKV, via the coding sequence ATGAGTAAAATATTAGCAATTGCAAATCGCCGCGGACGAGTAGGAAAAACAACTACATCAATCAATCTTGCAGTTGCATTTGCAATTTCAGGGAGAAAAACTCTGCTTATAGATCTTGATGCAGCCGGTTCTTGTGCAAAAGGACTCGGACTTATCAGGTGCGATATCAACAATGATTTATTCCAGGATTTCAAAAACAAATTGCCTTTGAAGCGATCTATTCTTAAAACAAATATTAAGGGATTGGAATATATCCACATAAAAAAATTACCTAATCTTGATGAACAGAGAGTAGGAGAAGTTTCACCAAATGAATTAATACTCAAAAGCATTTTAAGACAAGGTGCAATCAATTATGACTATATTGTTGTTGATTGTCCCCCTCATCTAACAGGAAATATTAATGCTGCACTAATTACAGCAGACAGCGTATTAATTCCCGTAGCTCCCGGAAAATTTTCTTCAGCAGCAGTGAGGAATATCCTGTCTCAGATAAATGATGTAAGAGAAAATTATAATCCCGAATTAAAAATTGCCGGAATACTTCTTACGAATTATGAATTTAATAACGGTGATTCATTTAATTTAAAGAAGGAATTATTTAAAGATTATCCCAAACTAATATTAAATACATCAATACCCAGAAGTGCTTCGGTACAAAAAGCATACGAATCTGGTGTTCCCCTGCTCGTTTTTAAACCCGATGATCGGGCTTCAAAATCCTATATTAAATTAGCAGATGAATTATTTGAACGTCAAAATTTATTCACGTTAAAAAGAAAAGTTTAA
- a CDS encoding isoprenylcysteine carboxylmethyltransferase family protein, translating into MLNIIATFGANVTGAKRGLKSKVSEIKEKPKTNLQKFPPVISMLSLVALIIAVFQIGTLVYSEEYNAIRYIGLVVYLVFSWMQVWSFKTLGDNYSQDIMIKKNHELVTKGPFKIIRHPQYLCQILLNLGATAATFSYIVGVLTLIEIPIYIMRASLEDKLLAKYFADKFSEYKKKSGFMFPFIG; encoded by the coding sequence TTGCTTAATATCATTGCAACTTTTGGAGCAAATGTTACAGGTGCAAAGCGTGGACTTAAATCAAAAGTATCCGAGATAAAGGAAAAACCTAAAACAAATCTGCAAAAATTTCCTCCTGTTATTTCAATGCTTTCTCTGGTTGCTTTAATAATTGCAGTTTTTCAGATTGGTACACTGGTTTACTCCGAAGAATATAATGCAATCCGTTACATTGGATTAGTTGTTTACCTTGTTTTCTCGTGGATGCAGGTGTGGTCTTTTAAAACACTTGGTGATAACTATTCACAGGATATTATGATCAAAAAAAATCATGAGCTTGTTACGAAAGGACCTTTTAAAATTATAAGACATCCACAATATCTTTGTCAAATTCTTCTTAACCTTGGAGCAACCGCAGCAACTTTTAGCTACATTGTGGGAGTTCTGACATTAATTGAAATACCAATTTATATAATGCGAGCCTCGCTTGAAGATAAATTGCTTGCTAAATATTTTGCCGATAAATTTTCTGAATATAAAAAGAAAAGCGGATTTATGTTCCCGTTCATTGGATAG